One Neoarius graeffei isolate fNeoGra1 chromosome 19, fNeoGra1.pri, whole genome shotgun sequence genomic region harbors:
- the LOC132867923 gene encoding coagulation factor XIII A chain-like: MSLSVCVGTAEERRVLEKAEEFGCQREKASVPPADVEVEILALEVQWGEDFDLELQFTNRSSQQRVVNIYISGNVVYYTGVPSAEVIFETPVVELGPQQSKKEKIVVRSKDYQSKLVEQGNLNFITTGKVKETGRIITTMRVVYVHNPKLTVQVAGSLRVAEEIYVTVEFTNPFKFSLENVYVRTEGPGIVPINTKQYSLIAPGSSIIWSECFSPRRAGTTKLIASLDCAALRQVYGEVEVTIQP, encoded by the exons atgtctctctctgtctgtgtaggCACTGCAGAGGAACGCAGAGTTCTGGAGAAAGCGGAGGAGTTTGGCTGTCAGCGGGAGAAGGCTTCTGTGCCTCCGGCAGATGTGGAGGTAGAGATCCTTGCTCTGGAGGTGCAGTGGGGTGAAGATTTTGACCTGGAGTTGCAGTTCACCAACCGCAGCAGTCAGCAACGTGTGGTGAACATCTACATCAGTGGTAATGTGGTCTACTACACAGGAGTGCCGAGTGCTGAGGTCATCTTTGAGACACCGGTTGTGGAACTGGGGCCACAGCAGA GTAAAAAGGAAAAAATTGTGGTGCGCAGTAAGGACTATCAGAGTAAGCTGGTGGAACAGGGGAACCTGAACTTCATCACTACAGGGAAAGTGAAAGAGACGGGTCGAATCATAACCACCATGAGGGTTGTCTATGTGCACAATCCCAAACTCACTGTGCAG gtggctGGTTCTCTCAGAGTGGCTGAAGAGATATATGTAACAGTGGAGTTCACCAACCCCTTCAAATTCAGTTTGGAAAATGTGTATGTGCGTACAGAGGGGCCTGGCATCGTGCCAATCAATACTAAACAGTACAG CCTAATTGCCCCAGGCAGCTCTATAATATGGAGTGAGTGTTTCAGTCCTCGAAGAGCAGGAACCACCAAACTGATAGCCAGCCTGGACTGTGCTGCTCTCCGGCAGGTGTATGGGGAGGTGGAGGTCACCATCcagccatga